In the Agrococcus sp. Marseille-Q4369 genome, one interval contains:
- a CDS encoding DUF5652 family protein, giving the protein MGTRRHEAMAALERPGARAGIAAAAMWGLAWKGASLWRAAQDGSKPWFATLLVTSTLGVLDAVYLFGVSRRRR; this is encoded by the coding sequence ATGGGGACGAGGCGACACGAGGCGATGGCTGCGCTCGAGCGACCCGGCGCGCGGGCGGGCATCGCCGCGGCCGCGATGTGGGGCCTCGCCTGGAAGGGCGCGTCGCTCTGGCGAGCCGCGCAGGACGGCAGCAAGCCGTGGTTCGCGACGCTGCTCGTGACGAGCACGCTCGGCGTGCTCGACGCCGTCTACCTCTTCGGCGTCAGCCGTCGTCGACGGTAG
- a CDS encoding L-serine ammonia-lyase has product MFKIGIGPSSSHTIGPMRAALDFVAQADASGRFDEIVRLRVDLLGSLGATGSGHGTDTAIMLGLAGLAPDTVETPQIAATLDGIRSSGELLLGGRLAVPFDESKVFVFRPLTVRREHPNALRITAYDASDATIATAGYYSIGGGFVMRHDEGDVLAPVPAPATQHHPVPYPFSHGDELVELCERTGLSVHELMLANEEAWRPRDETIAQLERIWQVMQECVAHGIETDGMLPGGLDVKRRARDWHAKLLERDAAPKSGRPDLLEGMEWVNLYALAVNEENAAGARVVTAPTNGAAGIIPAVMHYADRFANCVDDEVSWHVRFLLVAGAIGIIIKSNASISGAEVGCQGEVGSACAMAAAGFAAVLGATPAQIENAAEIGIEHNLGLTCDPIKGLVQIPCIERNAMASVKAINAARMAKQGDGTHYVSLDTAVETMRRTGADMSDKYKETALGGLAVAFIEC; this is encoded by the coding sequence ATGTTCAAGATCGGCATCGGCCCCTCCTCGTCGCACACGATCGGCCCCATGCGGGCTGCGCTCGACTTCGTCGCGCAAGCGGATGCGTCGGGCCGCTTCGACGAGATCGTGCGGCTGCGCGTCGACCTGCTCGGCTCGCTCGGCGCGACCGGCTCGGGGCACGGCACCGACACCGCGATCATGCTCGGCCTCGCGGGGCTCGCGCCCGACACCGTCGAGACGCCGCAGATCGCCGCGACGCTCGACGGCATCCGCTCGAGCGGCGAGCTGCTGCTCGGCGGACGCCTCGCCGTCCCGTTCGACGAGTCGAAGGTGTTCGTCTTCCGGCCGCTCACGGTGCGCCGCGAGCACCCGAACGCCCTCCGCATCACCGCCTACGACGCATCCGACGCCACGATCGCGACCGCCGGCTACTACTCGATCGGCGGCGGCTTCGTCATGCGGCACGACGAGGGCGACGTGCTCGCCCCCGTGCCGGCGCCCGCGACGCAGCACCACCCCGTGCCCTACCCCTTCAGCCACGGCGACGAGCTCGTCGAGCTGTGCGAGCGCACCGGGCTCTCGGTGCACGAGCTCATGCTCGCGAACGAGGAGGCGTGGCGGCCGCGCGACGAGACGATCGCGCAGCTCGAGCGCATCTGGCAGGTCATGCAGGAGTGCGTCGCGCATGGCATCGAGACCGACGGCATGCTGCCGGGCGGGCTCGACGTCAAGCGCCGCGCGCGCGACTGGCACGCGAAGCTGCTCGAGCGCGACGCCGCCCCGAAGTCGGGCCGCCCCGACCTGCTCGAGGGCATGGAGTGGGTCAACCTCTACGCCCTCGCGGTCAACGAGGAGAACGCGGCGGGAGCGCGCGTCGTGACGGCGCCGACGAACGGGGCGGCCGGCATCATCCCGGCCGTGATGCACTACGCCGACCGCTTCGCGAACTGCGTCGACGACGAGGTCTCGTGGCACGTGCGGTTCCTGCTCGTCGCGGGCGCGATCGGCATCATCATCAAGTCGAACGCGTCGATCTCGGGTGCCGAGGTCGGCTGCCAGGGCGAGGTCGGCTCGGCGTGCGCGATGGCCGCCGCCGGCTTCGCCGCTGTGCTGGGCGCGACGCCCGCCCAGATCGAGAACGCGGCCGAGATCGGCATCGAGCACAACCTCGGCCTCACGTGCGACCCGATCAAGGGGCTCGTGCAGATCCCCTGCATCGAGCGGAACGCGATGGCGAGCGTCAAGGCGATCAACGCCGCCCGCATGGCGAAGCAGGGCGACGGCACGCACTACGTGAGCCTCGACACCGCCGTCGAGACGATGCGCCGCACCGGCGCCGACATGAGCGACAAGTACAAGGAGACCGCGCTCGGCGGTCTCGCGGTGGCCTTCATCGAGTGCTGA
- a CDS encoding DUF3073 domain-containing protein produces the protein MGRGRQKAKHTKLARELKSFSPNINYSVLQQELGGAPADDELVDKWADYADYADYAPEAGDDYVDERQQGRSA, from the coding sequence ATGGGTCGTGGTCGTCAGAAGGCCAAGCACACGAAGCTGGCACGTGAGCTGAAGTCATTCAGCCCGAACATCAACTACTCCGTGCTCCAGCAGGAGCTGGGGGGAGCCCCCGCCGACGACGAGCTCGTCGACAAGTGGGCCGACTACGCCGACTACGCCGACTACGCCCCCGAGGCCGGCGATGACTACGTCGACGAGCGTCAGCAGGGGCGCAGCGCCTGA
- a CDS encoding CrcB family protein, whose translation MSPLELLGIAAAGGLGAVVRFLAGALPHRRPVRATIAVNLVASLLAGALTGLLVLDDTWRAILVTGFCGGLSTYSAFAVQAVEQLEHRRSGAAVGTIAATIVGGAIAASAGLLAGGLLAPALPA comes from the coding sequence GTGAGCCCGCTCGAGCTGCTCGGCATCGCTGCCGCGGGCGGCCTCGGCGCGGTCGTGCGCTTCCTCGCCGGCGCGCTGCCGCACCGCCGGCCCGTGCGCGCGACGATCGCGGTCAACCTGGTCGCGAGCCTGCTCGCCGGCGCGCTCACCGGGCTGCTCGTGCTCGACGACACCTGGCGGGCGATCCTCGTCACCGGGTTCTGCGGCGGCCTCTCCACCTACTCGGCGTTCGCGGTGCAGGCGGTCGAGCAGCTCGAGCACCGCCGCAGCGGCGCCGCGGTCGGCACGATCGCGGCGACGATCGTGGGCGGCGCGATCGCCGCATCCGCGGGCCTCCTGGCGGGCGGGCTGCTCGCGCCCGCGCTCCCGGCGTGA
- a CDS encoding CrcB family protein, giving the protein MRLLPSIVAVAIGGALGTAARALLQEAMPGGWALLLANVLGSLLLGISTASLTGAPAWLRHGIGAGVLGGFTTFSAIAVASVSASASSSGWATIVPALPGIGIALGMLLAGLAAAWAGLAIGRRLVRGRAA; this is encoded by the coding sequence ATGCGCCTCCTGCCCTCGATCGTCGCGGTCGCGATCGGCGGCGCCCTCGGCACCGCGGCCCGCGCGCTGCTCCAGGAGGCCATGCCCGGCGGGTGGGCGCTGCTGCTCGCGAACGTGCTCGGCAGCCTGCTGCTCGGCATCTCGACCGCCTCGCTCACCGGAGCTCCCGCGTGGCTGCGGCACGGCATCGGTGCGGGCGTGCTCGGCGGCTTCACGACCTTCAGCGCGATCGCCGTCGCGAGCGTCTCGGCGAGCGCCTCGAGCAGCGGCTGGGCCACGATCGTCCCGGCGCTGCCGGGCATCGGCATCGCGCTCGGCATGCTGCTCGCGGGGCTCGCCGCAGCCTGGGCGGGCCTCGCGATCGGTCGCCGCCTCGTGCGCGGGCGGGCGGCGTGA